The genomic region TACAGGAGGAATCGATGACGTCGATGCTCCTTTCATGGAACAAATTAAGCACCAGGCAGAAATTGCCATGGAAGAAGCCGATGTTATCGTCTTTGTCGTGTCTGGTAAGGAAGGAATTACCGATGCGGACGAATACGTAGCTCGTAAGCTTTATAAAACTCATAAACCAGTTATCCTCGCAGTTAACAAGGTGGACAACCCTGAGATGCGAAATGATATCTATGATTTTTATGCCCTCGGTTTGGGTGAACCACTGCCAATCTCATCTGTCCATGGTATCGGTACAGGGGATGTGCTAGACGCAATCGTAGAAAATCTTCCAAATGAATATGAGGAAGAAAATCCAGATGTCATTAAGTTTAGTTTGATTGGTCGTCCTAACGTCGGAAAATCAAGCTTGATTAACGCTATTTTGGGAGAAGACCGTGTCATTGCTAGTCCTGTTGCTGGAACAACGCGTGACGCTATTGATACCCACTTTACAGATACAGATGGTCAAGAGTTTACCATGATTGATACGGCTGGTATGCGTAAATCTGGTAAGGTTTATGAAAATACTGAGAAATACTCAGTCATGCGTGCCATGCGTGCTATTGACCGTTCAGATGTGGTCTTGATGGTCATCAATGCGGAAGAAGGTATTCGTGAATACGATAAGCGTATTGCAGGATTTGCCCATGAAGCTGGTAAAGGGATGATTATCGTGGTCAACAAGTGGGATACACTTGAAAAAGACAACCACACTATGAAAAACTGGGAAGAAGATATCCGTGAGCAGTTCCAATATCTACCTTACGCACCGATTATCTTTGTATCAGCTTTGACCAAGCAACGTCTCCACAAACTTCCTGAGATGATCAAGCAAATCAGCGAAAGTCAAAATACACGTATTCCATCAGCCGTCTTGAACGATGTGATTATGGATGCTATTGCCATTAACCCAACACCGACAGACAAAGGGAAACGTCTCAAGATTTTCTATGCTACCCAAGTGGCAACCAAACCACCGACCTTTGTTATCTTTGTCAACGAAGAAGAACTTATGCACTTTTCTTACCTGCGTTTCTTGGAAAATCAAATCCGCAAGGCCTTTGTCTTTGAAGGAACACCGATTCATCTCATCGCAAGAAAACGTAAATAAAAAAGCAGAATCTGGAATGACATTTCCAGATTTTTTTGATAAAATGAAGTTGAAGAAAGCGCTATCAAAAAGAGGTGTTGATGATGGAACATTTGTTTAAATTGTTAATCTTATTACCCTGTTTTTACTTTTTCAGCTGGATTGAAAAGGCCAACAGAGATAGTAAATTTTTCCCAATTTTTTACTATTTTTACTGGATTTACATCACCCTCTATGCTCTTTTTAGCCTTGCTTGGACAGTTTTTTCAGTCTTGTTTTTCAATATCCTATTGAGAAATGTGGCAGACATCAAGTCTTGGGGCATTTGGCTATTATTACTACTTATTGCTTTTTCCAGTTCTTGGTTAACCTATATCTTTTTCAAAAAAATGCTTCGCTTGAGACGGGAACTGGGGAAGTCTAAAGGTGGAAAGCATTGATTTATATTGGTAAGAACATTTAATAGAATGAAACTAAAGAAAACAATTTTAAAGAGGAGGTGTCGATGATGAAACTGTCGTTTAATTGGTTTCATTTGATACTCTTATTTCCCTGCTTTTACTTTTTTTATTGGATAGATAATGCTGATAGAAACAGTAAGTTTTTCCCCATTATCTACTATTTCTACTGGATTTATATTTCCCTTTTAGCTCTGTTTAGCTTGGATATGACAATTTTTTCATTCTTATTTTTCCCTTTTGTTCTAAATTATGTATCAGATGCTAGTACTTGGGGTGTTTGGTTGCTTTTGATAGTCTTATCTCTAGGCAGTGACTGGTTAGACTATATCTTTTTCAAAAACATGTTTTGCTTGAGACGGGAACTAGGACAATCTAAAGGCGAAAGGCATTGATTTATATGGTTTTTATTGATAGGAGGTAGCTTATGACACGTCTAAAATCATTTATTACACGCTATTCTAAGGTCTATATTGGTTTAGTTCTGTTGATCTGGATTGCTTTCTTCTTTCTTCCTTGGGGCAGTCCGATTCTGGGGGGAAAGATTGACCTCTTCAGCATACAGAAAGTCTTGCTAGTTTTTGGTATTCTGTCTATTTTGATGGCCTTGCTGTCCAAGAAAGTCAGTCTCTTTGTTTTTGGATTGATCTGCTGTTTTTCTCTTTGGATTAATCTATTTATCCTATTTGCGATTTTGCCGATTTTTGGCAATTAAAGTATCATAAAAGTCAGAGAGGTTAGCTTGGAAACTAGCCTCTTTTTCCTTTTCAAAATGGGGATTCTTCCTTGAAAATAATCAGTAATTGTGCTAAAATTAAAAGAACATTCTAAAATATTCGGAATTTAAAGTAAGGAAAAACATGGCTAATATTTTAAAAACAATTATCGAAAATGATAAAGGAGAAATCCGTCGTCTGGAAAAGATGGCTGACAAGGTTTTCAAATACGAAGACCAAATGGCTGCTTTGACAGATGACCAACTAAAAGCAAAAACAGTTGAATTTAAAGAACGTTATCAAAATGGAGAATCACTGGATTCATTGCTTTATGAAGCATTTGCGGTTGTCCGTGAGGGTGCCAAACGTGTCCTAGGTCTCTTCCCATATAAGGTTCAGGTAATGGGGGGAATCGTTCTTCACCATGGTGACGTGCCAGAGATGCGTACAGGGGAAGGAAAAACATTGACTGCGACCATGCCGGTATACCTCAATGCTCTTTCAGGTAAAGGGGTTCACGTAGTTACGGTTAACGAATACCTGTCAGAACGTGATGCGACTGAGATGGGTGAATTGTATTCTTGGCTTGGCTTGTCAGTAGGGATTAACTTGGCTGCCAAATCTCCAATGGAGAAAAAAGAAGCCTATGAGTGTGATATTACTTACTCAACCAACTCAGAAATCGGATTTGACTACCTTCGTGACAACATGGTTGTTCGTGCTGAAAACATGGTACAACGTCCGCTTAACTATGCCTTGGTCGATGAGGTTGACTCTATCTTGATTGACGAGGCCCGTACACCTTTGATCGTATCAGGTGCTAATGCAGTTGAAACCAGTCAGCTCTACCACATGGCAGACCACTATGTAAAATCTTTGGACAAAGACGACTACATCATCGATGTGCAGTCTAAGACTATTGGTTTGTCTGATTCAGGGATTGACAAGGCTGAAAGCTACTTCAAGCTTGACAATCTCTATGACATCGAAAACGTAGCTCTGACTCACTTTATCGATAACGCCCTTCGTGCCAACTACATTATGCTTCTCGATATTGACTATGTGGTGAGCGAAGAACAAGAAATCTTGATCGTTGACCAATTTACGGGTCGTACTATGGAAGGTCGTCGTTATTCTGATGGATTGCACCAAGCTATTGAAGCCAAAGAAGGTGTGCCAATTCAGGATGAAACCAAGACATCTGCCTCAATCACTTACCAAAACCTTTTCCGTATGTACAAGAAATTGTCTGGTATGACGGGTACAGGTAAGACTGAGGAAGAAGAATTCCGTGAAATTTACAACATTCGTGTTATTCCAATCCCAACCAACCGTCCTGTTCAACGTATTGACCACTCAGACCTTCTTTATGCAAGTATCGAGGCTAAGTTTAAGGCGGTTGTCGAAGATGTTAAGGCTCGTTACCAAAAAGGTCAACCAGTCTTGGTTGGTACAGTAGCGGTTGAAACCAGTGACTATATTTCTAAGAAATTAGTCGCAGCTGGCGTTCCTCACGAGGTCTTGAATGCCAAAAACCACTATAAAGAAGCCCAAATCATCATGAATGCTGGTCAACGTGGTGCTGTTACCATTGCGACTAACATGGCCGGTCGTGGTACCGACATCAAGCTTGGTGAAGGGGTTCGCGAATTGGGTGGACTTTGTGTTATTGGTACAGAACGTCATGAAAGCCGTCGTATCGATAACCAGCTTCGTGGACGTTCAGGTCGTCAAGGAGACCCAGGTGAGTCACAATTCTACCTATCTCTTGAAGATGATTTGATGAAACGTTTTGGTTCTGAACGCTTGAAGGGAATCTTTGAACGCTTGAATATGTCTGAAGAGGCCATTGAGTCTCGTATGTTGACGCGTCAGGTTGAAGCAGCACAAAAACGTGTCGAAGGAAATAACTACGATACTCGTAAACAAGTCCTTCAATACGACGATGTCATGCGTGAACAACGTGAGATTATCTACGCTCAACGTTACGATGTCATCACTGCAGACCGTGACTTGGCACCCGAAATTCAGGCTATGATCAAACGTACAATTGGTCGTGTCGTTGATGGTCATGCGCGTGCGAAACAAGATGAAAAACTAGAAGCAATTTTGAACTTTGCTAAGTACAACTTGCTTCCTGAAGATTCGATTGCAATCGAAGACTTGTCAGGCTTGTCTGATAAGGCTATTAAGGAAGAACTCTTCCAACGTGCCTTGCAAGTTTATGATAGTCAGGTTTCAAAACTACGTGATGAAGAAGCAGTTAAAGAATTCCAAAAAGTCTTGATTCTACGAGTGGTAGATAACAAGTGGACAGATCATATCGATGCCCTCGATCAATTGCGTAATGCGGTTGGACTTCGTGGTTATGCTCAGAACAACCCTGTTGTTGAGTATCAGGCAGAAGGTTTCCGTATGTTTAATGATATGATTGGTTCGATTGAGTTTGATGTGACACGTTTGATGATGAAAGCCCAAATTCATGAACAAGAAAGACCACAAGCAGAACACCATATCAGTACAACAGCGACCCGCAATATCGCTGCCCACCAAGCAAATATACCAGAAGATTTGGATTTGAGTCAGATTGGACGGAATGAACTTTGCCCATGTGGTTCTGGTAAGAAGTTTAAAAACTGTCACGGTAAAAGACAATAAAATGAGATAGTTTAGAGGCGGATACCTTGTGAAAAGTAAATTTTTACTTGGTATCCGTTTGCTTTATAAGGAGATGAGTTATGGTATTTACAGCAAAAAGTCCTAAAATTAATATTGAAGAAGTTCGTGCCTTATCAAAATTAGAAGGTCAAGCTTTAGAGAGAAAATCACAGCGTGATCAAGAGCTAGAAGCCATTATACGTGGAGAAGACCAACGGATTCTCTTGGTAATCGGGCCATGCTCATCTGACAATGAAGAAGCTGTTCTTGAGTACGCTAAGCGTTTGGCAGCTTTGCAAGAAGAAGTAGCAGACCGTATCTTTATGGTTATGCGTGTTTATACTGCCAAACCCCGTACCAACGGAGATGGCTATAAGGGCTTGATTCACCAGCCTAATGCGACAGAAGCGCCTAGTCTTATCAACGGAATCAAAGCCGTGCGCCATCTTCACTATCGTGTCATCACGGAAACAGGTATGACGACAGCTGATGAAATGCTTTATCCTGAAAATCTTCCGCTTGTAGATGATTTGATTTCTTACATGGCGGTTGGTGCCCGTTCAGTTGAAGACCAGCAACACCGCTTTGTGGCAAGTGGGGCAGATTTTGCGACTGGGTTTAAAAATCCAACCTCTGGAAATCTCAATGTTATGTTTAATGGGATTTATGCTGCTCAAAACAAACAAAGTTTCCTTTTCCTAGGAAAAGAAGTGGAAACAACTGGGAACCCGCTTTCGCATGCCATTCTTCGTGGAGCGATCAATGAGTATGGTAAGAATATTCCTAACTACTACTATGATAATTTGATGGATACCATTGCTCAGTATGAGAAGATGGGCTTGGAAAATCCCTTTATCATTGTGGATACCAATCATGACAACTCTGGTAAGCAATATATGGACCAGATTCGAATTGTCCGCCAGACCTTGATTAACCGTGATTGGAATGAAAAAATCAAGCAGTACGTTCGTGGCTTTATGATTGAGTCTTATCTAGAAGACGGCCGTCAAAACGAACCGGAAGTATTTGGCAAGTCTATCACAGACCCTTGTCTTGGCTGGGATAATACGGAAGCCCTCGTCAGAGAAATCTACCAAACGCTAGGAGAATAAGATGGCATTTATTGAAAAAGGTCAAGAAATTGATATTGAAGCAATCAAAGCAGAAACCCAATTGTCTGCGGAAGCCTTGCGACTAAAGGAGCGTCGTGATAGAGAAATGGCAGACATCATTTCAGGAGAAGATGACCGGATCCTTTTGGTGATTGGTCCTTGCTCTTCTGATAATGAAGAGGCTGTCTTGGAATATGCCCGCCGTTTATCCGCCTTGCAGAAGAAGGTGGCGGACAAGATTTTCATGGTTATGCGTGTTTATACAGCTAAACCTCGCACCAACGGAGACGGCTATAAAGGTCTGGTTCACCAACCAGATACCTCTAAGGCTCCAAGCCTGATTAACGGTTTGCAGGCTGTGCGCCAGTTGCACTATCGCGTCATTACAGAGACAGGTTTGACAACGGCAGACGAGATGCTTTATCCGTCAAATTTGGTCTTGGTAGATGATTTGGTCAGCTACCATGCTGTGGGGGCTCGTTCTGTGGAAGACCAAGAGCACCGTTTTGTGGCTTCAGGGATTGATGCACCAGTCGGGATGAAAAATCCAACCTCTGGGAATCTTGGTGTTATGTTTAACGGTATCTATGCCGCCCAAAACAAACAAACCTTCCTCTTCCATGGTCAAGAAGTTGAGACTTCAGGAAATCCCTTGGCTCACGTCATCCTTCGTGGTGCAGTTAATGAATATGGGAAAAATGAGCCTAACTTTTACTATGAAACCTTGCTAAATGCCATTGAACGCTATGAAGCCATGGGACTTGAAAATCCCTTTATTCTCATTGATACCAACCATGATAATTCAGGCAAGCAATATATGGAGCAGATTCGAATTGTTCGCCAGACCTTGCAAAATCGTGACTGGAATGAGAAGATTAAAAAGATAGTTCGAGGCTTTATGATTGAATCTTACCTAGCAGATGGTCGTCAAAACCAACCAGAGGTCTTTGGTTGCTCCATTACCGATCCTTGTCTAGGTTGGGAAAATACAGAGGCCTTGGTAGAAGAGATTTATGCTACCTTGACAAAATAAGTGAAAAGGATGGAGTTGGGGGATCTCAACTCCTTTTGATGAGAATGATAGTTGGACACGGAATTGACATCGAAGAATTGGCTTCGATAGAAAGCGCAGTTACACGACATGAAGGCTTTGCTAAGCGCGTGCTGACCGCTAAGGAAATGGAGCGCTTCACCAGTCTCAAAGGGCGCAGGCAGATTGAATATTTGGCTGGTCGCTGGTCGGCTAAGGAGGCCTTTTCCAAGGCTATGGGAACTGGTATTGGCAAGCTCGGTTTTCAAGATTTAGAAGTCTTGAATAATGAACGCGGGGCGCCTTATTTTAGTCAGTCACCATTTTCAGGAAAGATTTGGCTGTCTATCAGCCATACAGATCAGTTTGTGACAGCCAGTGTCATTTTGGAGGAAAATCATGAAAGCTAGTCCGCATAGACCAACCAAGGCTCTGATTCATCTGGGAGCTATTCGACAAAATATTCAGCAAATGGGGGCTCATATCCCTGAAGGAACACTCAAATTTGCAGTAGTCAAGGCTAATGCCTATGGTCATGGAGCTGTTGCCGTTGCCACGACTATTCAAGATGATGTTGATGGCTTTTGCGTTTCCAATATCGATGAAGCTATTGAACTCAGACAGGCTGGACTCAGCAAGCGAATCCTTATTTTAGGAGTTTCTGAAATCGAAGTTGTTGCTCTAGCTAAAGAATATGACATCACCTTGACTGTAGCTGGACTGGAGTGGATTCAAGCACTCTTAGATAAGGAAGCGGACTTAACTGGATTAACAGTCCACCTCAAGATTGATTCAGGAATGGGACGGATTGGTTTTCGAGAGGCTCATGAGGCTGAGCAGGCTCAAGACTTGCTCCAACAACATGGTGCTCGTGTTGAAGGGATTTTTACCCACTTTGCTACTGCAGACGAGAAATCAGATGACTACTTTAATACCCAGTTAGAACGGTTTAAAACTATTTTAGCCGGTATGAAAGGTCTTCCAGAGCTGATACATGCCAGCAATTCGGCAACGACTCTTTGGCATGCAGAGACTATTTTCAATGCGGTCCGTATGGGGGATGCCATGTATGGTCTTAATCCTAGCGGAGAGGTTTTGGACTTACCTTATGACTTGAAACCAGCCTTGACCTTGGAATCTGCTCTGGTTCATGTCAAGACAGTTTCAGCTGGAGCTTGCATGGGCTATGGAGCGACCTATCAGGCGGATAGCGAGCAAGTCATAGCGACGGTGCCAATCGGCTATGCGGATGGTTGGACACGAGATATGCAAAATTTCGCTGTCTTGGTAGATGGGCAAGCTTGCCCAATCGTTGGGCGGGTTTCGATGGACCAAATCACCATTCGTCTGCCTAAGCTTTATCCCTTAGGAACAAAGGTAACCTTGATTGGTTCTAACGGGGACAAGGAAATTACAGCTACTCAGGTAGCGACCTACCGTGGGACTATTAACTATGAGGTGGTTTGTCTTCTCAGCGACCGCATTCCGAGAGAATATTATTAGAAAAGAAAGGAGTGGAGCATGAATCTACATCAACCCTTGCATGTCTTACCTGGTGTGGGACCAAAGTCAGCAGAAAAATACGCCAAACTAGGAATTGAAAACTTGCAAGACCTCTTGCTCTACTTTCCTTTCCGTTACGAAGACTTTAAAACCAAGCAGGTGCTGGAGCTGGAAGACGGAGAAAAGGCGGTTTTGTCTGGTCAAGTCGTGACTCCTGCTAGTGTTCAGTATTATGGTTTCAAGCGCAATCGACTGCGTTTTAGTCTCAAGCAGGGAGAAGTTGTTTTTGCGGTGAATTTCTTTAACCAGCCCTATCTGGCTGATAAGATAGAGTTGGGAGCAACTCTTGCCGTCTTTGGAAAATGGGACCGTGCCAAGGCTAGTCTGACTGGGATGAAGGTCCTGGCTCAGGTGGAAGATGACCTCCAGCCTGTCTATCGTCTGACTCAGGGAATCAGTCAAGCCAGTCTGGTCAAGGTCATCAAAACGGCCTTTGATCAGGGCCTGGACCTCTTGATAGAGGAAAATCTGCCCCAGTCCTTGCTGGACAAATACAAACTCATGTCCCGTTGTCAGGCAGTCCGAGCTATGCATTTTCCAAAGGATTTGGGAGAATACAAGCAGGCCCTTCGCCGTATCAAGTTTGAGGAACTCTTTTATTTCCAAATGCAATTGCAAACGCTCAAATCTGAAAATAGAGTTCAGGGAAGCGGTCTGGTTCTGGACTGGTCTCAGGAAAAAGTGTCAGCTGTTAAAGAAAGTCTGCCATTTGCCCTGACCCAAGCTCAGGAAAAGAGTTTGCAGGAAATTTTAACTGATATGAAGTCCGACCACCACATGAATCGTCTCCTACAAGGGGATGTGGGGAGTGGGAAAACAGTAGTCGCTGGTTTGGCCATGTTTGCGGCGGTGACAGCTGGCTACCAATCAGCCCTCATGGTGCCAACAGAAATCTTAGCAGAGCAACACTTTGAGAGTTTGAAGAGTCTCTTCCCAGACTTGAAACTGGCTCTCTTAACAGGTTCCTTAAAAGCTGCAGAAAAAAGAGAAGTCTTGGAGACCATTGCCAAGGGTGAGGCCGACTTTATTATCGGAACTCATGCTTTGATACAAGATGGAGTGGATTATGCTCGTCTTGGCTTGATTATCATCGATGAGCAGCACCGTTTTGGTGTGGGGCAAAGGCGTATTTTACGGGAAAAAGGGGACAATCCTGACGTTCTCATGATGACGGCAACTCCTATTCCACGGACGCTGGCTATCACAGCCTTTGGCGATATGGATGTTTCCATTATCGACCAGATGCCAGCAGGGAGGAAGCCTATTGTGACGCGCTGGATCAAACATGAGCAACTACCTCAGGTCTTGACTTGGTTAGAGGGAGAAATCCAAAAAGGTTCTCAAGCCTATGTTATCTCTCCCTTGATTGAAGAATCAGAAGCTCTGGATTTGAAAAATGCCATTGCCTTATCTGAGGAGTTGACGGCTCATTTTGCAGGTAAGGCAGAAGTGGCTCTTCTACATGGTAAGATGAAGAGTGACGAAAAAGATCAGATTATGCAGGAGTTCAAAGAGCAAAAAACGGATATTCTAGTTTCGACAACGGTTATCGAGGTCGGGGTTAATGTTCCAAATGCGACCGTCATGATTATCATGGATGCCGATCGCTTCGGGCTCAGCCAGCTTCACCAGCTCAGAGGTCGTGTTGGTCGGGGAGATAAGCAGTCCTATGCAGTTCTTGTTGCCAATCCCAAGACGGATTCTGGGAAAGACCGTATGCGCATCATGACAGAAACCACCAATGGTTTTGTTCTTGCTGAGGAAGATTTGAAAATGCGTGGTTCAGGTGAGATTTTTGGAACTAGACAGTCAGGTCTTCCAGAATTCCAAGTGGCTGATATTATCGAAGATTTCCCAATTTTAGAAGAAGCCAGAAAAGTTGCTAGCTACATTAGTTCAATAGAAGGCTGGCAAGAGGATCCGGAATGGCGCATGATTGCCCTTCATTTGGAAAAGAAAGAACATCTAGATTAAGCTTTCTCTAAGGAAATCTTATACTCAATGAAAATCAAAGAGCAAACTAGGAAGCTAGCCGCAAGCTGTACTTGAGTACGGTAAGGCGACGCTGACGTGGTTTGAATTTGATTTTCGAAGAGTATTAAGCTAGCTTTCAGGTTTGCCCTTTATACTAGAGTCATCAAAAAGAAACGAGGACTCTCATATGACAGTAACGATTAAAGTAAATTACCAAACCACTTTCCAGAAGAAAGAAGCAACAAAATAATATAAATAGAAGGAAGAAAGAGCGAAATGCTCTTTTTTCGTTTCTAA from Streptococcus mitis NCTC 12261 harbors:
- the der gene encoding ribosome biogenesis GTPase Der, giving the protein MALPTIAIVGRPNVGKSTLFNRIAGERISIVEDVEGVTRDRIYATGEWLNRSFSMIDTGGIDDVDAPFMEQIKHQAEIAMEEADVIVFVVSGKEGITDADEYVARKLYKTHKPVILAVNKVDNPEMRNDIYDFYALGLGEPLPISSVHGIGTGDVLDAIVENLPNEYEEENPDVIKFSLIGRPNVGKSSLINAILGEDRVIASPVAGTTRDAIDTHFTDTDGQEFTMIDTAGMRKSGKVYENTEKYSVMRAMRAIDRSDVVLMVINAEEGIREYDKRIAGFAHEAGKGMIIVVNKWDTLEKDNHTMKNWEEDIREQFQYLPYAPIIFVSALTKQRLHKLPEMIKQISESQNTRIPSAVLNDVIMDAIAINPTPTDKGKRLKIFYATQVATKPPTFVIFVNEEELMHFSYLRFLENQIRKAFVFEGTPIHLIARKRK
- the secA gene encoding preprotein translocase subunit SecA — protein: MANILKTIIENDKGEIRRLEKMADKVFKYEDQMAALTDDQLKAKTVEFKERYQNGESLDSLLYEAFAVVREGAKRVLGLFPYKVQVMGGIVLHHGDVPEMRTGEGKTLTATMPVYLNALSGKGVHVVTVNEYLSERDATEMGELYSWLGLSVGINLAAKSPMEKKEAYECDITYSTNSEIGFDYLRDNMVVRAENMVQRPLNYALVDEVDSILIDEARTPLIVSGANAVETSQLYHMADHYVKSLDKDDYIIDVQSKTIGLSDSGIDKAESYFKLDNLYDIENVALTHFIDNALRANYIMLLDIDYVVSEEQEILIVDQFTGRTMEGRRYSDGLHQAIEAKEGVPIQDETKTSASITYQNLFRMYKKLSGMTGTGKTEEEEFREIYNIRVIPIPTNRPVQRIDHSDLLYASIEAKFKAVVEDVKARYQKGQPVLVGTVAVETSDYISKKLVAAGVPHEVLNAKNHYKEAQIIMNAGQRGAVTIATNMAGRGTDIKLGEGVRELGGLCVIGTERHESRRIDNQLRGRSGRQGDPGESQFYLSLEDDLMKRFGSERLKGIFERLNMSEEAIESRMLTRQVEAAQKRVEGNNYDTRKQVLQYDDVMREQREIIYAQRYDVITADRDLAPEIQAMIKRTIGRVVDGHARAKQDEKLEAILNFAKYNLLPEDSIAIEDLSGLSDKAIKEELFQRALQVYDSQVSKLRDEEAVKEFQKVLILRVVDNKWTDHIDALDQLRNAVGLRGYAQNNPVVEYQAEGFRMFNDMIGSIEFDVTRLMMKAQIHEQERPQAEHHISTTATRNIAAHQANIPEDLDLSQIGRNELCPCGSGKKFKNCHGKRQ
- a CDS encoding 3-deoxy-7-phosphoheptulonate synthase, with protein sequence MVFTAKSPKINIEEVRALSKLEGQALERKSQRDQELEAIIRGEDQRILLVIGPCSSDNEEAVLEYAKRLAALQEEVADRIFMVMRVYTAKPRTNGDGYKGLIHQPNATEAPSLINGIKAVRHLHYRVITETGMTTADEMLYPENLPLVDDLISYMAVGARSVEDQQHRFVASGADFATGFKNPTSGNLNVMFNGIYAAQNKQSFLFLGKEVETTGNPLSHAILRGAINEYGKNIPNYYYDNLMDTIAQYEKMGLENPFIIVDTNHDNSGKQYMDQIRIVRQTLINRDWNEKIKQYVRGFMIESYLEDGRQNEPEVFGKSITDPCLGWDNTEALVREIYQTLGE
- a CDS encoding 3-deoxy-7-phosphoheptulonate synthase, giving the protein MAFIEKGQEIDIEAIKAETQLSAEALRLKERRDREMADIISGEDDRILLVIGPCSSDNEEAVLEYARRLSALQKKVADKIFMVMRVYTAKPRTNGDGYKGLVHQPDTSKAPSLINGLQAVRQLHYRVITETGLTTADEMLYPSNLVLVDDLVSYHAVGARSVEDQEHRFVASGIDAPVGMKNPTSGNLGVMFNGIYAAQNKQTFLFHGQEVETSGNPLAHVILRGAVNEYGKNEPNFYYETLLNAIERYEAMGLENPFILIDTNHDNSGKQYMEQIRIVRQTLQNRDWNEKIKKIVRGFMIESYLADGRQNQPEVFGCSITDPCLGWENTEALVEEIYATLTK
- the acpS gene encoding holo-ACP synthase; this encodes MIVGHGIDIEELASIESAVTRHEGFAKRVLTAKEMERFTSLKGRRQIEYLAGRWSAKEAFSKAMGTGIGKLGFQDLEVLNNERGAPYFSQSPFSGKIWLSISHTDQFVTASVILEENHES
- the alr gene encoding alanine racemase codes for the protein MKASPHRPTKALIHLGAIRQNIQQMGAHIPEGTLKFAVVKANAYGHGAVAVATTIQDDVDGFCVSNIDEAIELRQAGLSKRILILGVSEIEVVALAKEYDITLTVAGLEWIQALLDKEADLTGLTVHLKIDSGMGRIGFREAHEAEQAQDLLQQHGARVEGIFTHFATADEKSDDYFNTQLERFKTILAGMKGLPELIHASNSATTLWHAETIFNAVRMGDAMYGLNPSGEVLDLPYDLKPALTLESALVHVKTVSAGACMGYGATYQADSEQVIATVPIGYADGWTRDMQNFAVLVDGQACPIVGRVSMDQITIRLPKLYPLGTKVTLIGSNGDKEITATQVATYRGTINYEVVCLLSDRIPREYY
- the recG gene encoding ATP-dependent DNA helicase RecG — translated: MNLHQPLHVLPGVGPKSAEKYAKLGIENLQDLLLYFPFRYEDFKTKQVLELEDGEKAVLSGQVVTPASVQYYGFKRNRLRFSLKQGEVVFAVNFFNQPYLADKIELGATLAVFGKWDRAKASLTGMKVLAQVEDDLQPVYRLTQGISQASLVKVIKTAFDQGLDLLIEENLPQSLLDKYKLMSRCQAVRAMHFPKDLGEYKQALRRIKFEELFYFQMQLQTLKSENRVQGSGLVLDWSQEKVSAVKESLPFALTQAQEKSLQEILTDMKSDHHMNRLLQGDVGSGKTVVAGLAMFAAVTAGYQSALMVPTEILAEQHFESLKSLFPDLKLALLTGSLKAAEKREVLETIAKGEADFIIGTHALIQDGVDYARLGLIIIDEQHRFGVGQRRILREKGDNPDVLMMTATPIPRTLAITAFGDMDVSIIDQMPAGRKPIVTRWIKHEQLPQVLTWLEGEIQKGSQAYVISPLIEESEALDLKNAIALSEELTAHFAGKAEVALLHGKMKSDEKDQIMQEFKEQKTDILVSTTVIEVGVNVPNATVMIIMDADRFGLSQLHQLRGRVGRGDKQSYAVLVANPKTDSGKDRMRIMTETTNGFVLAEEDLKMRGSGEIFGTRQSGLPEFQVADIIEDFPILEEARKVASYISSIEGWQEDPEWRMIALHLEKKEHLD